In a single window of the Falco rusticolus isolate bFalRus1 chromosome 13, bFalRus1.pri, whole genome shotgun sequence genome:
- the LOC119156869 gene encoding FH2 domain-containing protein 1-like yields the protein MGRPRKEPAGASSPRPATAAPKTAPAEPPPSTSAARAKAVAVGGQRRSAPAAGAAGRGWGTKPGSSQPRPAASRGAHGGAGDQRGAPAGSCSATQKKTPDAKGAASPAGPDPRPQKKQPGADPSVAWDQFLPPLESQDIPWVEKETRGQRSNPKWYEWRENRITASMAPRIANSKFANGKTAEVPQSYLKAVVSSSPSVQTPAMSWGVRNEKVAVQAYEQLKSQAEGKPVRVEDCGLFIHREKKWIAASPDGIIKEAATGKALGLLEVKCPYKHRNRTVREACKDKDFCLEVDGDSYALKKDHAYFTQVQCQLAATGFQQADFVVHTTKETAVVPVEFDAKFWGQTVPKLEKFYTEAVIPHLEEKAAGSVWAKEE from the coding sequence ATGGGGAGACCCAGGAAGGAGCCTGCTGGCGCGTCCTCCCCTCGGCCGGCCACGGCCGCCCCCAAAACCGCCCCTGCCGAGCCGCCACCTTCCACCTCGGCCGCCCGGGCcaaggctgtggctgtgggaggCCAACGCAGGAGTGCTCccgctgctggggctgctggccgGGGATGGGGGACAAAGCCAGGCTCCTCTCAGCCGCGACCTGCAGCATCCCGCGGAGCccatggaggtgctggggacCAGCGTGGAGCACCTGCCGGGAGTTGCTCTGCAACCCAGAAGAAGACACCTGATGCCAAAGGAGCTGCTAGCCCAGCTGGACCTGACCCACGTCCACAGAAGAAGCAGCCTGGGGCTGACCCGAGCGTGGCCTGGGACCAGTTCCTGCCCCCGCTGGAGAGCCAGGACATCCCGTGGGTGGAGAAGGAGACCCGGGGCCAGCGGAGCAACCCCAAGTGGTACGAGTGGCGGGAGAACCGCATCACCGCCTCCATGGCCCCCAGGATCGCCAacagcaagtttgccaatggCAAGACGGCTGAGGTGCCCCAGTCCTACCTGAAAGCAGTGGTGAGCTCCAGCCCCAGCGTGCAGACGCCAGCCATGTCCTGGGGGGTCCGCAACGAGAAGGTGGCCGTGCAGGCCTACGAGCAGCTGAAGTCGCAGGCGGAGGGCAAGCCGGTGCGGGTGGAGGACTGCGGCCTCTTCATTCACCGGGAGAAGAAGTGGATCGCCGCCAGCCCCGATGGCATCATCAAGGAGGCAGCCACGGGGAAggctctggggctgctggaggtgaAGTGTCCCTAcaagcacaggaacaggacGGTGCGCGAGGCCTGCAAGGACAAGGACTTCTGCCTGGAGGTGGACGGGGACTCCTATGCCCTGAAGAAGGATCATGCCTACTTCACCCAGGTccagtgccagctggcagcCACTGGCTTCCAGCAGGCCGACTTTGTGGTGCACACCACCAAGGAGACAGCCGTGGTCCCCGTGGAGTTTGACGCGAAGTTCTGGGGGCAAACAGTGCCCAAGCTGGAGAAGTTTTATACCGAGGCAGTGATTCCCCacctggaggagaaggcagctggtTCCGTCTGGGCCAAGGAGGAGTAA